In a single window of the Ignavibacteria bacterium genome:
- the tig gene encoding trigger factor, with the protein MEFKINKIDAVKQEVEFELTYADLAPHFEKAFQKYQKKAEIPGFRKGKAPVSMIKRMYGDMIEQASLEDVANDVYKNYLDENHVHPLGEAQMVDMDYEAKQLFKFKIKYEIKPEFELADYKGVEVNRTIHNVDEKMVDDEVKYLQSKHVTYEDAPKADGDEFSLTMDVQKLDETGTEIIGQSDKDVRFYLNDPQINKEFKEQLAEISVGEERILNLPGQEEGTIEKYKVLCKKVDKVIFPELNEDFFKSIYKDEEIKTTEEFRGKVKKELEGIYKNIADQEIRNNIVSELIKLNEIPVPDALVENILNSYIEDVKNQNPKRQLPKEFDEEEYRKTKRADAILQVKWYLIRDKIIEMEKIEVTDKDLEPVIEADAKKYNLPVEKIKAVYENNPDVKYRVLDDKLMNFLIENAKIKDVERHDHSHDDGGEHDHGDEKKKEAKPKKPRKKKTE; encoded by the coding sequence ATGGAATTTAAGATAAATAAAATTGATGCTGTAAAACAGGAAGTTGAGTTCGAGTTAACATACGCAGATCTTGCTCCCCATTTTGAAAAAGCTTTTCAAAAATATCAAAAAAAGGCTGAAATCCCGGGTTTTCGTAAAGGAAAAGCCCCCGTTTCAATGATAAAACGCATGTACGGCGATATGATAGAACAGGCTTCCCTGGAAGATGTGGCTAATGATGTTTACAAAAATTACCTGGATGAGAACCACGTCCACCCGCTTGGTGAAGCGCAAATGGTGGATATGGATTATGAAGCCAAGCAGCTATTTAAATTTAAAATAAAATATGAGATCAAGCCAGAGTTTGAGCTTGCTGATTATAAAGGTGTTGAAGTAAACAGAACCATCCATAATGTTGATGAAAAAATGGTGGATGATGAAGTAAAATACCTGCAGTCAAAACATGTTACATATGAAGATGCTCCTAAAGCAGATGGTGATGAATTTTCACTGACAATGGATGTGCAGAAGCTTGATGAAACCGGCACTGAAATTATCGGCCAAAGCGATAAAGATGTGAGGTTTTACCTTAACGATCCGCAGATCAACAAGGAATTCAAAGAACAGCTTGCAGAGATCTCTGTTGGCGAAGAAAGAATTCTGAACCTGCCGGGACAGGAAGAAGGAACTATTGAAAAATATAAGGTACTTTGCAAAAAGGTCGATAAAGTAATTTTCCCTGAGCTAAACGAAGACTTCTTCAAAAGCATTTACAAAGATGAAGAAATTAAGACCACTGAAGAATTCAGAGGAAAAGTTAAAAAAGAGCTTGAAGGGATTTATAAGAATATTGCTGACCAGGAAATAAGGAACAATATTGTCAGCGAATTGATTAAGTTAAATGAGATACCTGTTCCTGATGCACTGGTTGAAAATATTCTGAATTCATACATTGAAGATGTAAAGAACCAGAATCCAAAGCGCCAGCTTCCCAAAGAATTTGATGAAGAAGAATACAGGAAAACAAAACGCGCTGATGCTATCCTGCAGGTAAAATGGTACCTGATAAGAGATAAGATCATAGAAATGGAAAAGATCGAAGTTACCGATAAAGATCTTGAGCCTGTGATCGAAGCTGATGCTAAGAAATACAACCTGCCTGTTGAAAAGATAAAAGCAGTTTATGAAAACAATCCTGATGTAAAATACAGGGTCTTGGATGATAAGCTGATGAACTTTTTGATAGAAAATGCAAAGATAAAGGATGTAGAAAGACACGATCATTCACATGATGATGGCGGCGAACATGACCACGGAGATGAAAAGAAAAAAGAAGCAAAACCCAAAAAGCCAAGAAAAAAGAAAACTGAATAA
- a CDS encoding anhydro-N-acetylmuramic acid kinase, translating to MNKKLINLLRKNKRTVIGLLSGTSVDAIDAVLLQITGSGAGTRVKIMDFIEHPVPQNVRLEIFKNSAKNTARIEGITRLNVIMGALFADAVLKILKRNKLLSNNIDLIGSHGQTIHHLPEKKNYCGYRVKSTLQIGDPAIIANLTGITTVGDFRIADCAVDGDGAPLVPYLDHILFTHKSKNRALLNIGGISNITILKKNSAKRDVFAFDTGPGNMIIDGLMYHLFKKKFDKNSSTALMGKVNTELFNYLIKDKGYSSPPPKSTGREHYGAEFQLKLLKKFKGINKFDIIRTVTEFTAYSIWYNYRNYIETECKINELIVSGGGAENPLIMRSLKNYFKGVNVCRLKAGGINSKNKEAVLFAVLANECINGNPANMNRVTGSTKDVILGKICQA from the coding sequence ATGAACAAAAAGCTTATCAATTTACTCAGGAAAAATAAAAGAACAGTAATCGGTCTGCTTTCCGGTACTTCTGTTGACGCAATAGATGCGGTTTTATTGCAAATTACAGGCAGCGGAGCTGGTACAAGGGTTAAAATTATGGATTTTATTGAACATCCGGTTCCCCAAAATGTCAGACTTGAAATTTTTAAGAATTCCGCTAAAAATACGGCAAGAATTGAAGGAATTACCAGGCTGAATGTAATAATGGGTGCTTTATTTGCAGATGCTGTTCTGAAGATATTGAAACGGAATAAGTTACTTTCAAATAATATCGATCTTATCGGTTCTCATGGGCAGACTATTCACCACCTTCCTGAAAAAAAGAATTATTGCGGGTATAGAGTCAAATCCACGCTGCAAATTGGCGATCCCGCAATTATTGCGAATTTAACCGGTATTACTACCGTGGGTGATTTCAGGATAGCTGATTGCGCTGTTGATGGTGATGGTGCGCCTCTTGTTCCGTACCTCGATCATATTTTATTCACCCACAAAAGCAAAAACCGTGCATTACTTAATATCGGGGGTATTTCAAATATTACTATATTGAAAAAAAACTCAGCCAAACGAGATGTTTTTGCTTTTGATACAGGTCCCGGAAACATGATAATTGACGGCTTGATGTACCATTTGTTCAAAAAGAAATTTGATAAAAACAGCTCAACTGCCTTAATGGGTAAAGTAAATACGGAATTATTTAATTATCTGATAAAAGATAAGGGCTATTCAAGCCCGCCGCCAAAATCAACGGGCAGAGAGCATTACGGCGCAGAATTTCAGTTAAAACTTCTGAAAAAATTCAAAGGGATAAACAAATTTGATATTATCAGAACAGTAACGGAATTCACTGCATATTCGATCTGGTATAACTACCGCAATTATATCGAAACCGAATGCAAAATAAATGAGCTTATTGTAAGCGGGGGCGGAGCGGAAAATCCTTTAATAATGAGAAGCTTAAAGAATTATTTTAAAGGAGTTAATGTCTGCAGGCTTAAAGCCGGGGGAATCAATTCAAAAAATAAAGAAGCTGTACTTTTTGCCGTACTTGCAAATGAGTGTATTAACGGTAATCCCGCAAATATGAACCGCGTTACCGGCTCAACCAAAGATGTTATTTTAGGAAAGATATGCCAGGCATGA
- a CDS encoding SDR family oxidoreductase, giving the protein MYKDKIAIVTGGTGALGRVIVNHFAAQGMKVYVPVRSMPEFMKVFEQTDETEFKGLPKRYGLPCDASNEIEVKEFCDNVVKQEKRIDFLVNTVGGYHPKRSVTDTDKEFIEQQLMLNFYTMFFFTKHALSYFKMSNFGRVVSVGAKPAVETTAGKFAYSFSKGGVVNLMLTLAEEHKADNITFNTIIPSVIDTPANRESMQNQDFSTWVTPLEIAETCLFLMGDGAKSYRGNVIKMYGRV; this is encoded by the coding sequence ATGTATAAAGATAAAATAGCGATTGTAACAGGCGGTACAGGAGCGTTGGGCAGGGTTATTGTAAATCATTTTGCTGCACAGGGTATGAAAGTGTATGTACCGGTTCGCTCTATGCCTGAATTTATGAAAGTGTTTGAACAAACAGATGAAACTGAATTCAAAGGATTGCCCAAACGATATGGCTTGCCATGTGACGCATCAAATGAAATTGAAGTGAAGGAATTTTGCGATAACGTGGTAAAACAGGAAAAAAGAATAGATTTCCTCGTAAATACTGTTGGCGGTTACCACCCAAAACGAAGTGTGACAGATACTGATAAGGAGTTTATCGAACAGCAGCTTATGCTGAACTTTTATACTATGTTTTTTTTTACAAAACATGCGCTAAGTTATTTTAAAATGAGTAACTTCGGGCGGGTCGTTTCAGTTGGCGCAAAGCCCGCAGTTGAAACAACTGCCGGCAAGTTTGCTTATAGCTTCAGTAAAGGGGGAGTTGTAAACTTAATGTTAACTCTTGCCGAAGAACATAAGGCTGATAATATCACTTTCAATACTATTATCCCAAGTGTTATTGATACTCCCGCCAACCGCGAAAGCATGCAGAACCAGGATTTTTCCACTTGGGTAACTCCTTTGGAAATTGCTGAAACATGCCTTTTTTTGATGGGTGATGGAGCAAAATCTTATCGCGGGAATGTAATTAAGATGTATGGGAGAGTGTAA
- a CDS encoding endonuclease domain-containing protein, with protein sequence MRKNQLHNIDKLRDRRKELRSNLTPAEAFLWKYLKNSQLEGRKFRRQHSFGKFVIDFYCSTQKLGVELDGMYHFTEEQIKYDAERSEYMNSLGIRIIRFENAEVFEKTDEVLIKIKDCFRSNHPVTS encoded by the coding sequence ATGCGCAAAAACCAGTTACACAATATTGATAAGTTAAGAGATAGAAGAAAAGAACTACGTTCCAATCTAACACCCGCAGAAGCATTTTTGTGGAAATATCTTAAGAACAGTCAGCTTGAAGGCAGAAAATTCAGAAGGCAGCATAGTTTTGGAAAATTTGTGATTGACTTTTATTGTTCTACCCAGAAACTAGGAGTGGAACTTGATGGTATGTATCATTTTACTGAAGAACAAATAAAATATGATGCTGAAAGGAGTGAATATATGAATTCGTTGGGAATAAGGATAATACGATTTGAAAATGCAGAAGTGTTTGAGAAAACTGATGAAGTGTTGATTAAAATCAAAGATTGTTTTAGAAGCAACCACCCCGTCACTTCGTGA